In the genome of Mytilus edulis chromosome 3, xbMytEdul2.2, whole genome shotgun sequence, one region contains:
- the LOC139517951 gene encoding uncharacterized protein, producing the protein MGYDEEAVARKRQGLQVQKIISFIVCVISPIITILGIAILATQDGASYPIIGGSPIYVGVYGFVLGLIGILANFKATESITTGEESAKERNLWNALFGLTCASFGLLGYPSSEIIRGAVTCGEKEKQCGHSHHDTLMALFIVAAVLVLVIDCCNAVLLCNWRKFRGKTCKGPCVTANTSPPKYT; encoded by the exons TCGCTCGCAAAAGACAAGGGTTACAGGTccaaaaaataatttcttttatcgTATGTGTTATTTCTCCGATCATAACTATTTTGGGAATAG CCATTCTAGCGACCCAAGATGGTGCAAGCTACCCTATCATTGGTGGTTCACCTATATATGTCGGAGTTTAT GGATTTGTTTTAGGATTAATAGGTATTTTAGCTAACTTCAAGGCTACTGAATCTATAACAACAGGGGAGGAGTCAGCTAAAGAAAGAAACCTG TGGAATGCTTTATTTGGCTTGACGTGTGCTTCGTTCGGACTACTTGGATATCCTTCAAGTGAAATCATACGAGGAGCTGTCACTTGCGGTGAGAAGGAGAAGCAATGTGGACATTCACATCACGACACTTTGATGGCCTTGTTTATTGTAGCTGCTGTTTTGGTGCTGGTCATTGATTGCTGTAACGCCGTTTTGTTATGTAATTGGCGCAAATTTCGTGGAAAAACATGTAAAGGTCCATGTGTAACAGCTAACACTTCTCCtccaaaatatacataa